One Glycine max cultivar Williams 82 chromosome 6, Glycine_max_v4.0, whole genome shotgun sequence DNA segment encodes these proteins:
- the LOC102666368 gene encoding uncharacterized protein has product MAFGSWEQSYSYLPIWFTIAQHFVPGTIVKYKTSSSMEEGDDNPPRVILNCVFWAFNPCIEGFKYCKPLVQVDETFLTRKYQGTLLTAIRQDGSRNNFPLAFAIVKSETKEAWMWFLHYL; this is encoded by the coding sequence ATGGCATTTGGAAGTTGGGAACAATCATACAGTTACCTGCCTATATGGTTCACAATTGCTCAACACTTTGTACCAGGTACTATAGTAAAATACAAAACTTCATCTTCAATGGAGGAAGGTGATGATAACCCTCCTAGGGTGATTCTTAACTGTGTATTTTGGGCGTTTAATCCATGCATTGAAGGCTTCAAATATTGCAAGCCACTTGTGCAAGTAGATGAGACATTTTTAACTCGCAAATACCAGGGTACTTTGTTGACTGCCATCAGACAAGATGGTAGTAGGAACAATTTTCCACTTGCTTTTGCAATTGTTAAGAGCGAGACTAAAGAAGCTTGGATGTGGTTCTTGCATTATTTGTGA
- the LOC100790624 gene encoding microtubule-associated protein RP/EB family member 1B isoform X1 — protein sequence MATSIGIMDSAYFVGRNEILSWINNRLQLSLSRIEEAASGAVQCQMMDMTYPGVVPMHKVNFDAKTEYDMIQNYKVLQDVFNKLKIEKHIEVGRLVKGRPLDNLEFLQWLKRYCDSVNGGIMNENYNPVERRIKGGKDRNVKSLKSSKSLQTNTMNHSGSGDSLRSKQLRSSGGADGVNSSAEIQALSKQVSDLKLSVDHLEKERDFYFAKLRDIEILCQASELENDPMSLAIKKILYAADAKGSALDEAQEYLNDVINGGEDEAEAEAEAEVETEA from the exons ATGGCGACGAGTATAGGGATAATGGATAGCGCTTACTTTGTCGGCAGAAACGAGATTCTCAGTTGGATCAACAATCGCCTTCAACTTAGCCTCTCTCGCATTGAGGAG GCTGCATCCGGTGCTGTACAATGCCAGATGATGGACATGACATATCCAGGGGTTGTTCCAATGCACAAG GTGAATTTTGATGCAAAGACTGAGTATGATATGATCCAGAACTACAAAGTTCTACAGGATGTGTTCAACAAGCTGAAAATTGAAAAG CATATTGAAGTTGGCAGGCTTGTTAAAGGTCGACCTTTGGACAACCTGGAATTCCTACAATGGCTGAAACGCTACTGTGATTCTGTAAATGGTGGCATTATGAATGA gaaCTACAATCCTGTAGAGCGTAGGATTAAGGGTGGAAAGGACCGGAATGTTAAGAGTCTAAAGAGCTCAAAATCACTGCAAACAAATACTATGAATCATTCTGGTTCAGGCGACTCACTCA GGTCCAAGCAATTGAGGTCAAGTGGAGGAGCTGACGGGGTTAATTCTTCAGCAGAGATACAAGCTTTGTCCAAGCAG GTTTCTGATCTTAAACTCTCAGTGGATCActtggaaaaagaaagagacttTTACTTTGCAAAACTAAGGGATATAGAAATTCTCTGCCAGGCTTCAGAACTAGAGAACGATCCT aTGTCTCTAGCAATCAAGAAGATTCTGTATGCTGCTGATGCAAAAGGATCAGCATTAGATGAAGCTCAGGAGTACCTTAATGATGTCATCAATGGCGGTGAAGATGAAGCTGAAGCAGAAGCAGAAGCTGAAGTAGAAACTGAAGCCTGA
- the LOC100790624 gene encoding microtubule-associated protein RP/EB family member 1B isoform X2, translating to MATSIGIMDSAYFVGRNEILSWINNRLQLSLSRIEEAASGAVQCQMMDMTYPGVVPMHKVNFDAKTEYDMIQNYKVLQDVFNKLKIEKHIEVGRLVKGRPLDNLEFLQWLKRYCDSVNGGIMNENYNPVERRIKGGKDRNVKSLKSSKSLQTNTMNHSGSGDSLRSKQLRSSGGADGVNSSAEIQALSKQVSDLKLSVDHLEKERDFYFAKLRDIEILCQASELENDPLSQKASAGPCSRSAGEVRWSTMTIQALTWGGSRSGA from the exons ATGGCGACGAGTATAGGGATAATGGATAGCGCTTACTTTGTCGGCAGAAACGAGATTCTCAGTTGGATCAACAATCGCCTTCAACTTAGCCTCTCTCGCATTGAGGAG GCTGCATCCGGTGCTGTACAATGCCAGATGATGGACATGACATATCCAGGGGTTGTTCCAATGCACAAG GTGAATTTTGATGCAAAGACTGAGTATGATATGATCCAGAACTACAAAGTTCTACAGGATGTGTTCAACAAGCTGAAAATTGAAAAG CATATTGAAGTTGGCAGGCTTGTTAAAGGTCGACCTTTGGACAACCTGGAATTCCTACAATGGCTGAAACGCTACTGTGATTCTGTAAATGGTGGCATTATGAATGA gaaCTACAATCCTGTAGAGCGTAGGATTAAGGGTGGAAAGGACCGGAATGTTAAGAGTCTAAAGAGCTCAAAATCACTGCAAACAAATACTATGAATCATTCTGGTTCAGGCGACTCACTCA GGTCCAAGCAATTGAGGTCAAGTGGAGGAGCTGACGGGGTTAATTCTTCAGCAGAGATACAAGCTTTGTCCAAGCAG GTTTCTGATCTTAAACTCTCAGTGGATCActtggaaaaagaaagagacttTTACTTTGCAAAACTAAGGGATATAGAAATTCTCTGCCAGGCTTCAGAACTAGAGAACGATCCT CTTTCACAGAAGGCCTCTGCGGGGCCATGTTCGCGATCAGCGGGGGAGGTGAGGTGGTCGACAATGACAATCCAGGCCTTGACGTGGGGAGGTAGCCGGAGCGGAGCATGA
- the LOC100527841 gene encoding HVA22-like protein a-like has product MGAGSFLKVVLKNFDVLAGPVLSLAYPLYASVRAIESKSPVDDQQWLTYWVLYSLITLFELTFAKVLEWIPIWPYAKLILTSWLVIPYFSGAAYVYEHYVRPFFVNSQNVNIWYVPSKKDSSGKPEDVLTAAEKYIKEHGTEAFENLLDRAGKSRKSSRHANGSY; this is encoded by the exons ATGGGAGCTGGAAGTTTCCTCAAGGTGGTTCTAAAAAATTTTGATGTTCTTGCTGG GCCTGTGCTTAGTCTTGCCTATCCTCT ATATGCCTCAGTTAGGGCAATTGAGAGCAAGTCTCCTGTTGATGACCAGCAATGGCTCACTTATTGGGTTCTCTATTCCTTGATCACCCTCTTTGAACTTACTTTTGCCAAAGTTCTTGAATG GATTCCTATATGGCCATATGCAAAGCTGATCCTCACCAGCTGGTTGGTCATTCCTTACTTCAGCGGTGCGGCCTATGTTTACGAGCACTATGTTAGACCTTTCTTTGTCAATTCTCAGAATGTTAACATCTGGTATGTCCCTAGCAAAAAGGACTCCTCGGGCAAGCCAGAGGACGTTCTCACTGCCGCAGAGAAGTACATCAAAGAGCATGGGACTGAAGCATTTGAGAATCTGCTTGACAGG GCTGGTAAATCTAGGAAAAGTAGcaggcatgcaaatggaagctATTGA